Proteins encoded by one window of Betaproteobacteria bacterium:
- a CDS encoding PEP-CTERM sorting domain-containing protein, with amino-acid sequence MICMHASQRFLRGLVHGGLNGVLIAATFAFVAAPSANAAANVVLLPPIPVLPSSARLAETGAMLGTSVQGSISITDPEPLPLPNPPFFQIQSAFDSYSSPLGFVSVGPSVNGEKEDAFRETSDGRGVSVGTTSGFINSTAIASPGKLRAQATAGGGGGSVSGISTATAMFVDTIQLGHGGGYSIDWNVHGSVTGGFATLTPDVRPRTRPGASAQIRAQVWWVPFETNLTQAAASNFLGSVYQSSTWTYNLQTGETVITDESRQADFGEDSAFTIFERDGTKFWVVGLLEVSASRGAGDGGTVLPSSFVTGTANFLNTIELTIDSFNFPGQSDVISASGHDYSIPSPVPEPSTFALLALGGVFLSRLRRTGDPVSI; translated from the coding sequence ATGATCTGCATGCATGCTTCTCAACGATTCTTGCGGGGGCTCGTCCATGGCGGGCTGAACGGCGTGCTGATCGCTGCGACTTTTGCGTTCGTGGCGGCTCCGTCCGCCAACGCGGCGGCGAACGTCGTTCTGCTACCTCCGATTCCCGTCCTGCCGTCGAGCGCGCGCCTGGCAGAGACCGGCGCCATGCTCGGCACGTCCGTGCAAGGGTCGATCTCGATCACCGATCCTGAGCCGCTCCCTCTTCCTAACCCACCGTTCTTTCAGATCCAGTCTGCCTTCGATTCCTACTCGTCTCCCCTAGGTTTCGTATCCGTCGGTCCGTCCGTGAATGGTGAGAAAGAAGATGCCTTTCGAGAGACTTCGGACGGCCGTGGCGTGTCGGTCGGCACGACATCGGGGTTCATCAATAGCACGGCCATTGCCAGCCCCGGCAAGCTCCGCGCCCAGGCGACCGCAGGCGGTGGCGGCGGGTCTGTCAGCGGGATTTCAACGGCGACGGCCATGTTCGTGGACACCATCCAGCTCGGGCACGGTGGCGGCTACAGCATCGATTGGAACGTTCATGGCAGTGTCACAGGGGGATTTGCAACGCTGACCCCCGACGTCCGGCCTCGCACGCGTCCAGGTGCATCGGCCCAGATTCGCGCGCAGGTCTGGTGGGTTCCGTTTGAAACGAATTTGACGCAGGCGGCGGCTTCAAACTTCCTGGGCTCGGTTTACCAATCCTCCACCTGGACGTACAACCTCCAGACAGGTGAGACCGTGATAACGGACGAAAGCCGGCAGGCCGACTTCGGCGAAGACAGCGCGTTCACGATCTTCGAAAGAGACGGAACGAAGTTCTGGGTGGTGGGCCTGCTCGAGGTCAGTGCCAGCAGGGGTGCCGGGGACGGAGGCACAGTCCTCCCATCGTCGTTCGTGACCGGAACGGCCAACTTCCTCAACACGATCGAACTCACCATCGATTCCTTCAATTTTCCCGGCCAATCAGACGTCATCTCTGCCTCAGGCCACGATTACTCGATCCCGAGTCCCGTACCCGAACCATCCACTTTCGCGCTTCTCGCCTTGGGTGGGGTGTTCTTGAGCCGCCTGCGCCGGACGGGTGATCCCGTTTCGATCTGA
- a CDS encoding PEP-CTERM sorting domain-containing protein, which produces MNRLKQDRRGQGTRSCRTPGRLAGIIAIAALAWAGSPALAHSVTASYFTFTDNGSYIDGGVDSSISRTRAVVDSGFAHTPLQIGGQQTDWTWQGKASASLNTGSLRTYAFSDTTDSHASEESPAADHGWRTQTTAALSDSVVFSAAPGASSGAPVAVTFRLDVEGSFAGSFATMWSSTFLMVNGVKSQVEFSWDGRLGPNGSTDAMATATGTVTGLSTDPHQLHALLSVTAMAIPGSPIVLTGNATARAAAGPFASVTADFDHTATLSIEAPAGYVFTSQSGVLLTTPVPEPSSWWLLATGLIVLAAVRWRRQFLAWRDPGRPWVAMPRKHAGESESVRDRRYGKPIPGRLHPSCLVSKVTCLSETSTACERRSPRARSAARTAIAVLSSLVLVMPYALATTDNSLPLSQGTFACAGKADSGETRAIGTNEISYIDGGKAFCYGIGSSFGDDPFVNASATATGGTDFPIQIQVNVSTDYYYRAQKTREPPFVPNILPEKFELKGKVETGMPWPDSLSAFVSAYANRDGHPQILLGQLRGNGTLNKKASIGAGHLEIVHVQYRAQCRVVGDAGQTVKCNARLDPLPEFDQEAFDLTNALAGRPTFLLDDYYTLEFSPNMVPEPETWLGLVTGLPLIALTIRGRKKMDRKRTPRNVRCGRWIRRIAVLASE; this is translated from the coding sequence ATGAATCGCTTGAAACAAGATCGACGCGGGCAAGGTACACGGTCGTGCCGCACCCCCGGCCGTCTGGCCGGCATCATCGCGATCGCCGCACTGGCGTGGGCGGGCTCGCCCGCCCTCGCCCACTCGGTGACTGCGAGCTACTTCACGTTCACGGACAATGGTTCGTACATCGATGGCGGCGTGGACTCGTCCATTTCGAGGACCCGGGCCGTCGTGGACTCCGGATTCGCGCACACCCCGCTCCAGATCGGCGGTCAGCAGACGGATTGGACATGGCAGGGGAAGGCCTCCGCCAGCCTGAACACGGGATCCTTGCGAACCTATGCGTTCAGCGACACGACGGACAGCCACGCGAGCGAAGAATCCCCTGCTGCTGACCACGGTTGGCGCACACAAACGACCGCTGCGCTGTCCGACAGCGTGGTCTTTTCCGCGGCACCCGGCGCCTCGTCAGGTGCGCCGGTTGCCGTCACGTTCCGGCTGGATGTCGAGGGGAGCTTTGCCGGGTCGTTCGCGACGATGTGGAGTTCGACCTTCCTGATGGTGAACGGCGTCAAGTCGCAGGTGGAATTCTCGTGGGACGGCCGGCTCGGACCGAACGGCTCGACAGACGCCATGGCGACCGCGACCGGAACGGTCACCGGTCTGTCGACGGATCCGCACCAATTGCACGCTCTGCTTTCCGTGACCGCGATGGCCATACCCGGGAGTCCGATCGTCCTCACGGGAAACGCGACGGCCAGGGCTGCGGCGGGCCCGTTCGCATCCGTGACAGCGGATTTCGATCACACCGCGACATTGTCCATCGAAGCCCCGGCAGGCTACGTGTTCACGTCTCAATCGGGCGTGCTGCTCACCACGCCCGTGCCCGAGCCGAGTTCCTGGTGGTTGCTCGCAACAGGATTGATCGTGCTCGCTGCTGTCCGATGGAGACGGCAATTCCTGGCGTGGCGAGATCCAGGCCGGCCCTGGGTTGCCATGCCGCGTAAGCACGCGGGAGAGTCAGAGAGTGTCCGCGATCGCCGGTACGGTAAGCCCATACCTGGAAGGCTTCATCCCTCATGCCTTGTATCCAAGGTGACCTGCCTGTCCGAAACGTCGACAGCGTGCGAACGGAGATCGCCCCGGGCACGATCCGCCGCGAGAACGGCCATCGCGGTCCTGTCGTCGCTCGTGCTCGTGATGCCGTACGCGTTGGCGACAACGGACAACTCGTTACCCCTTTCCCAGGGCACCTTCGCTTGCGCAGGAAAAGCGGACAGTGGCGAGACGCGTGCGATCGGGACAAACGAGATCTCCTACATCGACGGCGGCAAGGCGTTCTGCTATGGCATCGGCAGCTCCTTCGGGGATGATCCCTTCGTCAATGCCAGCGCCACTGCCACAGGCGGAACCGACTTCCCCATCCAGATTCAGGTGAACGTCTCCACCGATTACTACTATCGTGCCCAGAAGACGCGGGAGCCCCCCTTCGTTCCCAACATTCTTCCGGAGAAGTTCGAACTCAAGGGTAAGGTCGAAACCGGCATGCCCTGGCCCGACAGCTTGTCGGCGTTCGTCTCGGCTTATGCCAACAGAGACGGCCACCCACAGATCCTGCTCGGGCAGCTTAGAGGCAACGGCACCCTGAACAAGAAGGCATCCATCGGCGCCGGCCACCTCGAGATCGTCCACGTCCAATACCGCGCGCAGTGCCGTGTCGTGGGCGACGCGGGCCAAACCGTCAAATGCAATGCCAGACTCGATCCACTCCCGGAATTCGACCAGGAAGCGTTCGACCTTACCAACGCGCTGGCAGGCCGGCCGACATTTCTGCTGGACGACTACTACACGCTGGAATTCAGTCCCAACATGGTCCCCGAACCCGAAACCTGGCTCGGGCTGGTCACCGGCCTGCCCCTGATCGCCCTGACGATCCGTGGTCGAAAGAAGATGGACAGGAAGCGGACGCCAAGAAACGTCCGCTGCGGACGCTGGATTCGACGAATCGCCGTTCTTGCAAGCGAGTAA
- a CDS encoding hybrid sensor histidine kinase/response regulator — MPTQSGDIPATLDHERSGASEAQERVCADTETVRLFMDSLPAGLGVGYAALAIIAVCLYRLGVSAGVAWWTGTVAAALSACLLAYWRYRRESPAAMSLRRWGRRFTWLASASALAWGSAAFFFIPAPPAVEMMVVLGVTAVAVGGIGHLAMHLPCYFGFLLGSMVPFVVAFLLLGDALHAGLAAGMAALIAAAAGFGHFMNRTMRRSIVLAHRNRQLAEALAERTREAEQANAAKSRFLASASHDLRQPVHAIGLLLGVLRGQVLQRAQAEIVDRLARSCEALEELFDGILGVSRLDAGAETPRLTAVPVHLLFTALHSAFEPLAREKGLQLRTHDCHAVVHSDPALLERVLANLVSNAIRYTHAGGVLLASRRRGAAVSIEVWDTGIGIEAQHQGAIFEEFFQCGNTERDRRRGLGLGLAIVKRLAGLLQHTVEFRSVAGRGSVFRVRVPAFDGPVAEVADTQLPSPAVRRVAGTRVLVVDDEPGVRDATAALLRQWNCEVIALGSMAEVMSVAGEWASAPDIVVSDLRLPDACSGTDLVAWLREEFNREIPALLVSGDAHSATSRSSLPPGTVLLAKPASATAMLETLVSLRSLPASRPVPEAVV; from the coding sequence ATGCCGACGCAGTCCGGCGATATCCCGGCGACCCTCGACCACGAGCGGAGCGGGGCAAGCGAAGCCCAGGAGCGGGTTTGCGCAGACACGGAGACGGTCCGCCTGTTCATGGACTCGCTGCCCGCTGGACTGGGTGTGGGCTACGCGGCGCTTGCGATCATCGCGGTCTGTCTTTACCGGTTGGGCGTGTCCGCAGGGGTCGCCTGGTGGACGGGCACCGTGGCCGCCGCTCTCTCCGCGTGTCTGCTGGCTTACTGGCGCTACCGGCGTGAATCGCCCGCGGCCATGTCGTTGCGGCGTTGGGGGCGCCGTTTCACCTGGCTCGCCAGCGCATCTGCGCTGGCCTGGGGGTCGGCTGCCTTCTTCTTCATTCCCGCTCCGCCTGCGGTCGAGATGATGGTCGTACTGGGCGTCACGGCCGTCGCCGTCGGCGGGATCGGACATCTCGCCATGCACCTGCCTTGCTACTTCGGCTTTCTCCTCGGATCGATGGTCCCGTTCGTCGTCGCGTTTCTCCTCCTGGGAGATGCGCTGCACGCAGGGCTGGCGGCCGGCATGGCGGCACTGATCGCGGCCGCCGCCGGCTTCGGGCACTTCATGAACCGGACGATGCGGCGGTCGATCGTGCTTGCCCACCGCAACCGGCAGCTTGCAGAGGCTCTGGCGGAACGCACGCGCGAGGCCGAACAGGCCAATGCAGCGAAGTCCCGGTTCCTGGCATCGGCAAGCCACGATCTTCGGCAGCCCGTGCACGCCATCGGATTGCTTCTGGGTGTGCTGCGGGGGCAGGTGCTGCAGCGCGCCCAGGCCGAGATCGTGGATCGTCTGGCGCGGTCATGCGAGGCGCTGGAGGAACTGTTCGACGGCATTCTTGGCGTATCCAGACTCGATGCAGGCGCCGAAACGCCGCGGCTGACCGCCGTGCCGGTCCATTTGCTGTTCACTGCATTGCACTCCGCCTTCGAACCCCTGGCACGCGAGAAAGGGTTGCAGCTTCGCACGCACGATTGCCATGCAGTGGTCCACAGCGATCCCGCGTTGCTCGAACGTGTGCTTGCCAATCTCGTGTCGAACGCCATCCGCTACACCCACGCGGGAGGCGTCCTGCTCGCGAGCCGGCGGCGCGGAGCCGCCGTCTCCATCGAAGTCTGGGACACGGGCATCGGCATCGAGGCGCAGCACCAGGGTGCCATCTTCGAAGAGTTCTTTCAGTGCGGAAACACCGAGCGGGATCGCCGCCGGGGGCTCGGACTCGGTCTCGCCATCGTCAAACGTCTCGCGGGTCTTCTCCAACACACCGTGGAGTTTCGATCGGTGGCGGGGCGCGGTTCCGTTTTTCGCGTCCGGGTTCCCGCGTTCGACGGGCCCGTGGCCGAGGTCGCGGACACGCAATTGCCCAGTCCCGCGGTCAGGCGTGTCGCGGGCACCCGGGTCCTGGTGGTGGACGACGAGCCGGGTGTGCGCGACGCCACCGCGGCACTGCTGCGCCAGTGGAACTGTGAGGTGATCGCACTGGGTTCCATGGCAGAGGTCATGAGCGTGGCCGGGGAGTGGGCGTCGGCACCGGACATCGTCGTGAGCGACTTGCGGTTGCCTGACGCATGCAGTGGAACGGACCTGGTCGCGTGGCTGCGAGAGGAGTTCAATCGCGAGATCCCCGCATTGCTCGTGAGCGGCGATGCGCATTCCGCGACATCGAGATCCTCCCTGCCTCCCGGAACCGTGTTGCTGGCGAAGCCGGCCAGCGCGACAGCCATGCTCGAGACGCTCGTGTCCCTTCGCTCGCTGCCGGCTTCCCGTCCTGTTCCGGAAGCGGTTGTCTGA
- a CDS encoding PEP-CTERM sorting domain-containing protein, with protein sequence MNRFRKLLVSALALTASFGAQVAQAEVFYSGQTKGQRGDFVELILNARAGTGIDSIDIVPEIDDVAGILNLDTFQATAALKEGGIGLCEDGTDACALFFLETKTFAADTPLARMRFRIADSAPIGIVPFDPGVTVGEDILPLPAASQFEVMAIPEPGTWGLVVAGLAVVGLGARRRK encoded by the coding sequence ATGAACCGCTTTCGCAAGCTTCTCGTCTCTGCCCTTGCCCTGACCGCGAGCTTCGGCGCGCAGGTCGCCCAGGCCGAGGTCTTCTACAGCGGCCAGACCAAGGGCCAGCGCGGCGACTTCGTCGAACTGATCCTCAACGCCCGGGCCGGCACCGGAATCGATTCGATCGACATCGTTCCCGAGATCGACGACGTGGCCGGCATCCTGAACCTCGACACCTTCCAGGCCACGGCCGCGCTGAAGGAAGGCGGCATCGGCCTGTGCGAAGACGGCACCGACGCGTGTGCGCTGTTCTTCCTGGAAACCAAGACCTTCGCCGCCGACACCCCGCTCGCCCGCATGCGTTTCCGCATCGCGGATTCCGCGCCCATCGGCATCGTGCCCTTCGATCCGGGCGTGACCGTGGGCGAGGACATCCTGCCCCTGCCCGCTGCGTCACAGTTCGAGGTGATGGCGATTCCGGAACCGGGCACGTGGGGGCTGGTGGTGGCGGGATTGGCAGTCGTCGGTCTTGGGGCGAGACGAAGGAAGTAA
- a CDS encoding response regulator transcription factor, giving the protein MNILVVDDHPLYRDALARIASQVFPEAAICVAGDCVTALQRLRDMGSADLVLLDLAMPGAGGMEALARIRNDFPGVRVVMVSATERRADVVSCLQSGASGFIPKSAATEVLAAALKLIGEGGTYLPALLLDGVEPAARTVSSRSAPGSDQGSAASGVLTPRELQTLAALCGGRSNKAIANELGISEATVRTHLTTVFRILGVSNRTQAARAARQRGLVPDE; this is encoded by the coding sequence ATGAACATCCTCGTGGTCGACGATCACCCGTTGTACCGTGACGCGCTGGCGCGCATCGCGTCGCAGGTGTTCCCCGAGGCGGCAATCTGCGTTGCCGGCGACTGTGTCACCGCTCTGCAGCGCCTGCGCGACATGGGGTCTGCAGATCTGGTGCTGCTCGATCTGGCGATGCCCGGTGCCGGCGGGATGGAAGCGCTCGCGCGCATCCGGAACGATTTTCCTGGCGTGCGGGTCGTGATGGTGTCGGCTACCGAGCGCCGGGCCGATGTCGTGAGCTGCCTGCAGTCGGGGGCCTCGGGCTTCATTCCCAAGTCCGCGGCCACCGAAGTACTGGCGGCGGCGCTCAAACTCATCGGAGAAGGCGGCACCTACCTTCCTGCACTGCTGCTGGATGGTGTTGAACCCGCGGCGAGGACTGTCTCCTCCCGGAGTGCGCCGGGATCCGACCAGGGCTCGGCTGCAAGCGGCGTTCTTACGCCTCGAGAACTGCAGACACTCGCAGCGCTGTGTGGCGGCCGGAGCAACAAGGCCATTGCCAACGAACTGGGCATCTCGGAAGCAACGGTGCGTACCCATCTCACGACCGTGTTCCGTATTCTCGGCGTCTCCAACCGCACCCAGGCGGCGCGGGCGGCGCGGCAGAGAGGCCTCGTCCCGGACGAGTGA
- a CDS encoding SMP-30/gluconolactonase/LRE family protein, with protein sequence MDPTHETPQSNVVPWQPSQRYPDPAIQILDASFDKYRIKQSSVERIAHGCRWNEGPVWFGDGRYLLWSDIPNDRILKWEEETGAVSVYRKPSGHANGNTRDRQGRLVTCEHSGRRVTRTEYDGSITVIADRFEGKRLNSPNDVVVKSDGSVWFTDPPFGLLGNYEGYVAQQELPMNVYRVDGTTGEMTVVVDDVVRPNGLCFSPDESTLYLVESGSTPRNLYAYDVTDNGRRLTRKRKLFDVGAGTPDGMRCDIDGNLWMGWGMGDASVDGVNIYNPDGRLIGRIALPERCANVCFGGRHRNRLFMAASKSVYALYVNTQGVAGG encoded by the coding sequence ATGGACCCGACCCACGAGACCCCGCAATCGAACGTCGTGCCCTGGCAGCCGAGCCAGCGCTACCCCGACCCGGCGATCCAGATTCTGGACGCCAGCTTTGACAAGTACCGCATCAAGCAGTCGTCCGTCGAACGCATCGCGCATGGCTGCCGCTGGAACGAAGGCCCCGTGTGGTTCGGCGACGGCCGCTATCTCCTGTGGAGCGACATCCCCAACGACCGCATTCTCAAGTGGGAAGAGGAGACCGGGGCCGTCAGCGTGTACCGCAAGCCGTCAGGCCACGCGAACGGCAACACGCGGGATCGCCAGGGCCGGCTCGTCACCTGCGAGCACAGCGGCCGCCGCGTGACCCGCACGGAGTACGACGGTTCGATCACCGTGATCGCGGACCGCTTCGAGGGCAAGCGTCTCAATTCGCCGAACGATGTCGTCGTGAAATCCGACGGCTCCGTCTGGTTCACCGATCCGCCGTTCGGACTGCTGGGCAACTACGAGGGGTATGTCGCCCAGCAGGAATTGCCGATGAATGTGTATCGAGTGGATGGCACCACGGGCGAGATGACCGTGGTGGTCGACGACGTCGTGCGCCCCAACGGACTGTGCTTCTCGCCCGACGAATCCACCCTGTATCTCGTCGAATCCGGCTCGACCCCGCGCAACCTCTACGCCTACGACGTCACCGACAACGGCCGCCGGCTCACCCGCAAGCGCAAGCTGTTCGACGTGGGCGCAGGCACGCCGGATGGCATGCGCTGCGACATCGACGGCAACCTCTGGATGGGCTGGGGCATGGGCGACGCCTCAGTGGACGGCGTCAACATCTACAACCCCGATGGCCGCCTCATCGGCCGCATCGCCCTGCCCGAACGATGCGCCAACGTGTGCTTCGGTGGCCGGCATCGCAACCGGCTGTTCATGGCGGCGAGCAAGAGCGTCTATGCGCTGTATGTGAATACGCAGGGGGTGGCGGGGGGGTAG